From the genome of Palaemon carinicauda isolate YSFRI2023 chromosome 6, ASM3689809v2, whole genome shotgun sequence, one region includes:
- the LOC137643129 gene encoding dnaJ homolog subfamily C member 7-like has product MVIPTWVSIPFEVNVADIDISLQEPLIELQSDEIMRAKFKDGKYNVCKTNDVATRVFHDALEDEIDLPAGVLQDELEKEINLPAEGVFQEELEEERMEEAEEERPVTRRNVLESEMNRCIHNEDFDSALVFLRVVLEDFDDVLECRVKELRCLMALGRWDEAQNVLDELPDEHKENSYVKVESAIFCASHCDFEKAEKNLDKVLKECPNHPRALKAREFLQRQILWNTIPSMIDNSEFDAVLETISRCQKLESFFPWARAELPQLKGNILCKLRRLEEARECFLSALAIDETDPEIRLRLGLCYLLDGKYRDAIALFEQLDEEEELQEDLVYYAEALERMEIHGCPFQIIGVKTDASQKEIEKAYRKMALEYHPDKCHGSDKDQREVHEIMQHINYAKDLLTDKEKREEYNDVRKFVKDFADKLFENPKMQEWLDEDESDEWDYEYDSDADEEYDFNSDDDYLVDEDTMLMEHSYEDISKEEEEEEEEEEEEEDEEEEDEEEEEEEEEEEELDDDDDEEEEELDDDD; this is encoded by the exons ATGGTTATACCGACTTGGGTTTCAATTCCTTTCGAAGTTAATGTTGCCGATATAGACATATCTTTGCAAGAGCCTCTTATCGAATTACAAAGTGATGAAATTATGCGTGCAAAATTCAAAGATGGAAAGTACAATGTATGCAAGACAAATGATGTTGCTACAA gagtattccatgatgcactggaagatgaaattgatcttcctgctggagtgctccaggatgaactTGAAAAGGAAAtcaatcttccagctgaaggagtgttccaggaagagctggaagagg AACGAAtggaagaagcagaagaggaaagACCAGTAACTCGCCGAAACGTCCTGGAATCTGAGATGAATCGTTGTATACACAATGAAGACTTTGATTCGGCGTTAGTTTTCCTAAGAGTTGTCCTTGAAGATTTTGACGACGTGTTGGAATGCCGCGTGAAGGAGCTCAGATGTTTGATGGCATTGGGCAGATGGGATGAGGCCCAGAACGTTTTAGATGAGCTGCCCGATGAACACAAAGAAAACTCGTATGTAAAAGTGGAATCTGCCATATTTTGTGCAAGTCACTGTGACTTTGAGAAGGCTGAAAAAAATTTGGACAAAGTTCTGAAGGAATGCCCAAATCACCCTAGGGCACTCAAAGCACGGGAGTTCCTGCAGCGGCAGATATTATGGAATACGATTCCCTCGATGATAGACAACTCTGAGTTTGATGCTGTCTTGGAAACAATTTCGCGCTGTCAGAAGCTAGAGTCCTTCTTCCCCTGGGCTCGCGCAGAACTGCCTCAATTGAAAGGGAATATCTTGTGCAAGCTTCGACGGCTTGAAGAAGCTCGCGAATGTTTCCTGAGTGCTCTTGCTATTGACGAGACAGATCCCGAAATTAGATTAAGACTCGGTCTATGCTACTTATTAGATGGAAAATACAGAGATGCAATTGCTCTATTTGAGCAACTGGACGAAGAGGAGGAGCTGCAAGAAGACTTGGTTTATTATGCCGAGGCACTGGAAAGAATGGAAATTCATGGATGTCCTTTCCAAATAATAGGTGTTAAAACAGACGCTTcccagaaggaaatagaaaaagcctACAGGAAAATGGCACTCGAGTACCATCCTGATAAGTGCCATGGGTCTGACAAAGACCAACGGGAAGTACATGAGATCATGCAACATATCAACTACGCAAAAGATCTTTTAACTGATAAAGAGAAGAGGGAGGAATACAATGATGTAAGAAAATTTGTCAAAGATTTTGCAGATAAACTTTTCGAAAATCCAAAGATGCAAGAATGGTTGGATGAAGATGAATCAGATGAATGGGATTATGAATATGATTCCGATGCTGATGAGGAGTATGATTTTAACTCTGATGATGATTATCTAGTTGATGAGGATACTATGTTGATGGAACATTCATATGAAGATATTTCAA aggaggaggaggaggaagaggaggaggaggaagaagaggaggacgaggaagaggaggacgaggaagaggaggaggaggaggaggaggaggaggaattagatgatgatgatgatgaggaggaggaggaattagatgatgatgat